One Salarias fasciatus chromosome 22, fSalaFa1.1, whole genome shotgun sequence DNA segment encodes these proteins:
- the LOC115409097 gene encoding trypsin-3-like isoform X1, with product MKALVFLTLLAAAFAAEDEKVVGGYECPRHSVPYQVSLNAGYHFCGGSLISSQWVVSAAHCYKSRIQVRLGEHNIAANEGTEQWIDGAKMIRHPQYNSHNLDNDIMLIKLSRPATLNSFVQTVSLPSRCPAADENCLVSGWGNMSANGNNFPDRLQCLRQPIIDDRICRNAYPHLMTDNMVCSGFMHGGASSCQGDSGGPLVCSGQLQGVVSWGYDCAMQGHPSVYARVCRYNGWISSVMRSN from the exons ATGAAGGCCCTGGTATTCCTGACTTTGCTCGCAGCAGCTT TCGCAGCTGAAGATGAGAAGGTGGTGGGGGGGTACGAGTGTCCCAGACACTCCGTGCCCTACCAGGTGTCCCTGAACGCCGGCTACCACTTCTGTGGTGGTTCCCTCATCTCCAGCCAGTGGGTGGTGTCTGCCGCTCACTGCTACAAGTC CCGGATCCAGGTCCGTCTGGGTGAGCACAACATCGCGGCGAACGAGGGCACCGAGCAGTGGATCGACGGCGCCAAGATGATCAGACACCCGCAGTACAACAGCCACAACCTGGACAACGACATCATGCTGATCAAGCTGAGCCGCCCCGCCACCCTCAACAGCTTCGTCCAGACCGTGTCCCTGCCGTCCCGCTGCCCCGCGGCCGACGAGAACTGCCTGGTGTCCGGGTGGGGCAACATGTCCGCCAATGGCA ACAATTTCCCCGACAGACTTCAGTGTCTGAGGCAGCCCATCATCGACGACAGGATCTGCAGGAACGCCTACCCCCACCTCATGACAGACAACATGGTGTGCTCCGGGTTCATGCACGGCGGCGCCAGCAGCTGCCAA GGAGACTCCGGCGGTCCGCTGGTGTGTAGCGGTCAGCTGCAGGGAGTCGTGTCCTGGGGTTACGACTGTGCCATGCAGGGACACCCCAGCGTCTACGCCCGAGTGTGCCGCTACAACGGCTGGATCAGCTCCGTCATGAGGAGCAACTAA
- the LOC115409456 gene encoding 40S ribosomal protein S19, translated as MPSVTVKDVNQQEFVKALSAFLKKSGKLKVPEWVDTVKLARHKELAPCDDNWFYTRAASTARHLYLRGGVGVGSMIKIYGGRQRNGVCPAHFSVGSRNVARKVLQALEGLKMVEKDPNGGRRLTSQGQRDLDRIAGQVASANKKQRSLQSAI; from the exons ATGCCCAGTGTCACGGTGAAAGATGTCAACCAGCAGGAGTTTGTCAAGGCGCTTTCAGCTTTCCTGAAAAA GTCCGGGAAGCTGAAAGTCCCAGAGTGGGTCGACACTGTGAAGCTGGCCAGGCACAAAGAGCTGGCTCCCTGTGATGACAACTGGTTTTACACCAGAGCAG CGTCCACGGCCCGCCACCTGTACCTGCGGGGCGGCGTGGGCGTGGGCTCCATGATCAAGATCTACGGGGGCCGTCAGAGGAACGGGGTGTGCCCCGCCCACTTCAGCGTGGGATCCAGGAACGTGGCGAGGAAGGTCCTCCAAGCTTTGGAGGGCCTCAAGATGGTGGAGAAGGACCCCAATGG TGGCCGGAGACTCACCTCTCAGGGCCAGAGAGACCTGGATAGGATTGCTGGTCAG GTTGCCTCGGCAAACAAGAAGCAGCGCAGTTTGCAGAGCGCCATCTGA
- the LOC115409097 gene encoding trypsin-3-like isoform X2, translating to MKALVFLTLLAAAFAAEDEKVVGGYECPRHSVPYQVSLNAGYHFCGGSLISSQWVVSAAHCYKSRIQVRLGEHNIAANEGTEQWIDGAKMIRHPQYNSHNLDNDIMLIKLSRPATLNSFVQTVSLPSRCPAADENCLVSGWGNMSANGSELQCLRQPIIDDRICRNAYPHLMTDNMVCSGFMHGGASSCQGDSGGPLVCSGQLQGVVSWGYDCAMQGHPSVYARVCRYNGWISSVMRSN from the exons ATGAAGGCCCTGGTATTCCTGACTTTGCTCGCAGCAGCTT TCGCAGCTGAAGATGAGAAGGTGGTGGGGGGGTACGAGTGTCCCAGACACTCCGTGCCCTACCAGGTGTCCCTGAACGCCGGCTACCACTTCTGTGGTGGTTCCCTCATCTCCAGCCAGTGGGTGGTGTCTGCCGCTCACTGCTACAAGTC CCGGATCCAGGTCCGTCTGGGTGAGCACAACATCGCGGCGAACGAGGGCACCGAGCAGTGGATCGACGGCGCCAAGATGATCAGACACCCGCAGTACAACAGCCACAACCTGGACAACGACATCATGCTGATCAAGCTGAGCCGCCCCGCCACCCTCAACAGCTTCGTCCAGACCGTGTCCCTGCCGTCCCGCTGCCCCGCGGCCGACGAGAACTGCCTGGTGTCCGGGTGGGGCAACATGTCCGCCAATGGCAGTGA ACTTCAGTGTCTGAGGCAGCCCATCATCGACGACAGGATCTGCAGGAACGCCTACCCCCACCTCATGACAGACAACATGGTGTGCTCCGGGTTCATGCACGGCGGCGCCAGCAGCTGCCAA GGAGACTCCGGCGGTCCGCTGGTGTGTAGCGGTCAGCTGCAGGGAGTCGTGTCCTGGGGTTACGACTGTGCCATGCAGGGACACCCCAGCGTCTACGCCCGAGTGTGCCGCTACAACGGCTGGATCAGCTCCGTCATGAGGAGCAACTAA